The following are encoded in a window of Kitasatospora sp. NBC_01250 genomic DNA:
- a CDS encoding terpene synthase family protein: MGTDARHTDLYVSAATFLTQYGLHPDPAGYLAHGYVDLCLAGWPTACGAELDLATRWALWTWIVDDVFDAELLGESPQVVGEFTLTLLLVAGGSARPAPGDHPAVRALADLAADTRAMMPALWWQRYLTHLEEWVHAASAKLLDFVQPHRTPTLRQYLTIRPTDGGMLLAAMWCELAGRCVTPDWNDALVQSLLHSFSTIGCLANGLAADAADTFTAVDALRASHPLPPPQAHAHVRALLDAEERRFWWLCTAVRDDELATATRQFARALERFRHALTTWTTTSTRYALAVPQAPR; the protein is encoded by the coding sequence ATGGGGACCGATGCCCGCCACACCGACCTCTACGTCTCAGCCGCCACCTTCCTCACCCAGTACGGTCTCCATCCCGACCCGGCGGGCTACCTCGCGCACGGGTACGTGGATCTCTGTCTGGCCGGGTGGCCGACCGCGTGCGGCGCCGAACTGGATCTCGCTACCCGTTGGGCGTTGTGGACGTGGATCGTCGACGACGTGTTCGACGCGGAGCTGCTGGGCGAATCCCCGCAGGTGGTGGGTGAGTTCACGCTCACCCTGCTCCTGGTTGCCGGTGGCAGTGCCCGGCCCGCGCCGGGCGATCACCCCGCCGTGCGCGCCCTCGCGGATCTGGCGGCGGACACCCGGGCGATGATGCCTGCCCTCTGGTGGCAGCGGTATCTGACGCACCTGGAGGAGTGGGTCCATGCCGCCTCCGCCAAGCTGCTCGACTTCGTCCAGCCGCACCGCACGCCAACTCTCCGCCAGTACCTGACGATCCGGCCGACCGACGGCGGGATGCTGCTCGCCGCCATGTGGTGCGAACTCGCCGGGCGGTGTGTCACGCCCGACTGGAACGACGCCCTGGTGCAGTCCCTGCTGCACAGCTTCTCGACCATCGGGTGCCTGGCCAACGGCCTCGCCGCCGACGCCGCCGACACCTTCACCGCCGTCGACGCCCTACGCGCCAGCCACCCACTGCCCCCGCCCCAGGCCCACGCGCACGTACGGGCGCTGCTCGACGCCGAGGAGCGCCGCTTCTGGTGGCTCTGCACAGCCGTCCGCGACGACGAACTCGCCACTGCCACGCGCCAGTTCGCCCGCGCCCTCGAGCGCTTCCGCCACGCCCTCACCACCTGGACCACCACCAGCACCCGCTACGCCCTCGCCGTTCCACAGGCCCCGCGATGA
- a CDS encoding GNAT family N-acetyltransferase, with protein sequence MSTVLWISTETCALGPYRADLVETYWRWEQDPALLVGYGRQSPESLEARTEGMAHQLRGGNLRFTVYGLGTGEPVPVGVTTLLPDHAVRTAEYVVMLAPEARGHGLGTQATRLTLDYAFHITNLRMVWLKVLAPNRAAVRAYEKAGFRQVGTLREAGYWLGEVCDEVLMDALAADFTGPSVITPLVPPGVE encoded by the coding sequence ATGAGTACCGTCCTGTGGATCAGCACCGAGACCTGTGCGCTCGGCCCCTACCGTGCCGACCTCGTCGAGACGTACTGGCGCTGGGAGCAGGACCCGGCCCTGCTGGTCGGCTACGGCCGCCAGAGCCCGGAGTCCCTGGAGGCGCGCACCGAGGGGATGGCGCACCAACTCCGGGGCGGGAACCTCCGGTTCACCGTCTACGGGTTGGGTACGGGTGAGCCCGTCCCGGTGGGAGTCACCACCCTGCTGCCCGACCACGCCGTGCGGACCGCCGAGTACGTGGTCATGCTCGCCCCCGAAGCCCGCGGCCACGGCCTCGGCACCCAGGCCACCCGCCTCACTCTCGACTACGCGTTCCACATCACCAACCTGCGCATGGTCTGGCTCAAGGTCCTCGCCCCGAACAGGGCCGCCGTCCGCGCCTACGAGAAGGCGGGGTTCCGGCAGGTTGGCACCCTGCGCGAGGCCGGCTACTGGCTCGGCGAGGTCTGCGACGAGGTCCTGATGGACGCGCTGGCCGCCGACTTCACCGGCCCCTCGGTGATCACACCGCTGGTGCCGCCCGGAGTTGAGTAG